A window of the Chloroflexus sp. Y-396-1 genome harbors these coding sequences:
- a CDS encoding M20 family metallopeptidase, translated as MLDCATLAIHEANLLDLIARLVRAESPSTDKSLLDALADDLVTLFARVGTVERIANPSGGDHVRVMVTNAVEPTLPPTLVLCHYDTVWPAGTVAQRPFTITADRAFGPGAYDMKASIAMIYAALGGFGPPAPVLRRPLVLLLTSDEEIGSPTSRTLIETTATQAAHVLVLEPPTEPDGALKTARKGGGAFRVTITGRAAHAGVEPEKGASALIELAHQILAVNTLANPAVGTTVNVGVAGGGTRPNVVPAEAWMDVDVRVWTQAEAERIETGMLALKPVTPGVQIAVTGNVRRPPMERTAASMALFAQAQKLGTALGLTICEGSTGGGSDGNFTAALGIPTLDGLGCPGAGAHAEHEQISRQGLIERTALLCALLETL; from the coding sequence ATGCTTGATTGTGCGACTCTTGCTATTCACGAAGCCAACTTGCTCGACCTGATTGCCCGTTTGGTACGCGCCGAATCGCCGAGTACCGATAAGTCTCTTCTCGACGCGCTGGCCGATGATCTGGTAACACTGTTTGCCCGTGTCGGAACCGTGGAACGGATTGCCAATCCAAGCGGTGGTGATCATGTACGAGTGATGGTAACGAATGCCGTTGAACCAACGCTGCCGCCAACGCTGGTCTTATGTCATTACGATACGGTCTGGCCGGCAGGAACGGTCGCCCAACGTCCGTTTACGATCACGGCTGATCGGGCGTTTGGGCCGGGTGCTTACGATATGAAGGCCAGTATTGCGATGATCTACGCTGCGCTTGGTGGCTTTGGGCCACCTGCGCCGGTGTTGCGTCGGCCACTAGTGTTACTCCTCACCTCCGATGAGGAGATCGGTAGTCCAACCTCGCGCACGTTGATTGAAACAACTGCAACGCAGGCAGCGCATGTACTGGTACTCGAACCACCAACCGAACCAGACGGAGCGCTGAAAACGGCAAGGAAAGGCGGAGGAGCATTCCGCGTAACGATCACCGGTCGGGCAGCCCATGCCGGGGTTGAACCGGAGAAAGGGGCTAGTGCATTGATAGAACTGGCGCATCAGATATTGGCAGTGAATACTCTGGCAAATCCTGCGGTTGGTACGACTGTGAATGTTGGTGTGGCGGGGGGCGGTACCCGACCTAATGTAGTACCGGCTGAAGCGTGGATGGATGTTGATGTACGAGTCTGGACCCAGGCTGAAGCTGAACGGATCGAGACCGGTATGTTAGCGCTCAAACCGGTTACGCCGGGTGTGCAAATCGCAGTCACCGGTAATGTTCGTCGCCCACCTATGGAGCGGACGGCTGCTAGTATGGCACTTTTTGCGCAGGCGCAAAAACTTGGTACTGCACTCGGTTTAACCATCTGCGAGGGAAGTACCGGCGGTGGTAGTGATGGCAATTTTACCGCTGCACTCGGCATCCCAACCCTCGATGGATTGGGGTGTCCAGGAGCCGGTGCCCATGCCGAACACGAGCAGATCAGTCGCCAGGGCCTGATTGAACGTACCGCTTTGTTGTGTGCGTTGCTCGAGACCTTGTAG